The following are encoded together in the Streptomyces flavofungini genome:
- a CDS encoding MurR/RpiR family transcriptional regulator, with translation MSDSPAARLQVLFEGHRLTPTQRRIAHCMVRRAADAPFLSSVELAELAGVSQPSVTRFAVALGFDGYPALRRHLREVAPAEAGTDADLNEYQQAVQAEIENLRHLSELLADPAPVERAGHVLASSRPLPVLGLRAAASQAYGFSYFAAKVHPDVRLLDEGGSMLTDRVDAAVRAGASALLCFALPRHPREVVDALAYARSAGLTVVTVADSAFAPVAAHSDLLLPAAVGTGLAFDTACAPMLLGRVLLEAMCDGLPDAQARLEEFDVGAAERGLFVE, from the coding sequence ATGAGTGACAGTCCCGCGGCACGGCTTCAGGTGCTCTTCGAAGGGCACCGGCTCACGCCCACCCAGCGGCGCATCGCCCACTGCATGGTGCGGCGCGCCGCCGACGCGCCCTTCCTCTCCAGCGTCGAGCTCGCCGAACTCGCCGGCGTCAGCCAGCCGTCCGTGACCCGCTTCGCCGTCGCCCTCGGCTTCGACGGCTACCCCGCGCTCCGCCGCCACCTGCGGGAGGTCGCCCCCGCCGAGGCCGGTACGGACGCCGACCTCAACGAGTACCAGCAGGCCGTGCAAGCCGAGATCGAGAACCTCCGGCACCTGTCCGAACTCCTCGCCGACCCGGCGCCGGTGGAGCGGGCCGGACACGTCCTCGCCTCCTCCCGGCCGCTGCCCGTCCTCGGCCTGCGCGCCGCCGCGTCCCAGGCCTACGGCTTCTCCTACTTCGCCGCGAAGGTCCACCCCGACGTGCGCCTCCTCGACGAGGGCGGCTCCATGCTGACCGACCGCGTCGACGCGGCCGTGCGCGCCGGGGCCTCCGCGCTGCTCTGCTTCGCGCTGCCCCGCCACCCCCGCGAGGTCGTCGACGCCCTCGCCTACGCCCGGTCCGCCGGGCTGACCGTGGTCACCGTCGCCGACTCCGCGTTCGCGCCCGTCGCCGCGCACTCCGACCTCCTGCTGCCCGCCGCCGTCGGCACGGGGCTCGCCTTCGACACGGCGTGCGCGCCGATGCTGCTCGGGCGGGTGCTCCTCGAAGCCATGTGCGACGGGCTCCCGGACGCGCAGGCGCGCCTGGAGGAGTTCGACGTGGGGGCGGCGGAGCGGGGGCTGTTCGTCGAGTAG
- a CDS encoding aromatic amino acid ammonia-lyase: MPSHVADAVADGGSGSGAVSPAVEVGGAAEAPVVVLDGLGLPVADVVRLADSAARPVAGTDALKRVEESWHAARRIASWGRVYGRSTGVGANRTEDVPTEAAADHGLRLLRSHAGAIGAELPAREVRAMLAVRANQLLAGGAGLRPSVVTALCEALEAGAYPVVNEFGSVGTGDIAALSQMGLALAGEHPWRGAAPRPQSLDNNDALALISSNALTLGQSALALHELRGLLGATQVVAGLSLLAVDGSYEAYALPVHEARRHPGSYAVAERMRRLLGAADRPTPPLGRIQDPYGFRCVPQIHGPAHDAADALENVLTVEINAAAENPLISPADLAAYHHGGFYMAQLALSLDHFRLAVTQAARLSSSRLSTLNEPAFTRLRPFLADAEPASSGVMILEYAAGAALGDLRAFSAPASLGHAVLSRGVEEQASFASLAARQTLRACGAYRLVVGCELVAAVRALRQRELRLEPGLPVAWAYELAAEVLDQDTADRPLTDDVTAAAALLDRFTELWEHLGRADTGDAGADEGITWTERRGTA, from the coding sequence ATGCCGTCTCATGTCGCGGACGCGGTGGCTGACGGAGGTTCCGGTTCCGGCGCGGTGTCCCCGGCCGTCGAGGTCGGCGGGGCCGCCGAGGCCCCCGTGGTCGTCCTCGACGGGCTCGGCCTGCCCGTCGCCGACGTCGTCCGCCTCGCCGACTCCGCCGCGCGGCCCGTCGCGGGCACCGACGCCCTCAAGCGCGTCGAGGAGTCCTGGCACGCGGCCCGCCGGATCGCCTCCTGGGGCCGCGTCTACGGCCGGTCCACCGGTGTCGGCGCCAACCGCACCGAGGACGTGCCCACCGAGGCCGCCGCCGACCACGGCCTGAGGCTCCTGCGCTCCCACGCGGGCGCCATCGGCGCCGAACTGCCCGCCCGCGAGGTCCGCGCCATGCTCGCCGTACGCGCCAACCAGCTCCTCGCGGGCGGCGCCGGACTGCGCCCGAGCGTCGTGACCGCGCTGTGCGAGGCCCTTGAGGCCGGGGCGTACCCGGTGGTCAACGAGTTCGGGTCCGTCGGCACCGGCGACATCGCCGCCCTGTCCCAGATGGGCCTCGCCCTCGCCGGTGAACACCCCTGGCGGGGCGCGGCCCCCCGCCCCCAGTCCCTGGACAACAACGACGCCCTCGCCCTGATCAGCAGCAACGCCCTCACTCTCGGCCAGTCCGCCCTCGCCCTGCACGAACTGCGCGGCCTCCTCGGCGCGACCCAGGTGGTGGCGGGCCTCTCCCTGCTCGCGGTGGACGGCTCCTACGAGGCGTACGCGCTGCCCGTCCACGAGGCGCGGCGGCACCCCGGCTCCTACGCCGTCGCCGAGCGCATGCGCCGCCTGCTCGGCGCCGCCGACCGCCCGACGCCGCCGCTCGGCCGGATCCAGGACCCGTACGGATTCCGCTGCGTCCCGCAGATCCACGGCCCCGCGCACGACGCCGCCGACGCCCTGGAGAACGTCCTGACCGTGGAGATCAACGCGGCCGCCGAGAATCCCCTGATCTCGCCCGCCGACCTGGCCGCCTACCACCACGGCGGCTTCTACATGGCCCAACTCGCCCTGTCCCTGGACCACTTCAGGCTCGCGGTGACCCAGGCCGCCCGGCTGTCCAGCTCCCGCCTGTCCACCCTCAACGAACCGGCGTTCACCCGCCTTCGCCCCTTCCTCGCCGACGCGGAACCCGCCTCGTCCGGGGTGATGATCCTGGAGTACGCGGCCGGTGCCGCCCTCGGCGACCTGCGGGCCTTCTCGGCCCCCGCCTCGCTCGGCCACGCGGTCCTGTCCCGGGGCGTCGAGGAGCAGGCGAGCTTCGCCTCCCTCGCGGCGCGCCAGACCCTGCGGGCGTGCGGCGCCTACCGGCTCGTGGTCGGGTGCGAACTGGTCGCCGCGGTACGGGCGTTGCGCCAGCGCGAGCTGCGCCTCGAGCCCGGGCTTCCGGTGGCGTGGGCGTACGAACTCGCCGCCGAGGTCCTTGATCAGGACACCGCGGACCGCCCGCTGACGGATGATGTGACGGCGGCGGCCGCCCTCCTCGACCGGTTCACGGAGCTGTGGGAGCACCTGGGCCGGGCGGACACGGGGGACGCGGGCGCCGACGAGGGGATCACGTGGACAGAGCGACGAGGTACGGCATGA
- a CDS encoding 4-hydroxybenzoate 3-monooxygenase: MRTTVAIIGAGPAGLLLARLLDAAGIESVVLESRDRAHVERRQRAGILEQSTADALRAAGAGARMDREGLRHTGIELRFEGRRHRVDFSCLADGRAVTVYAQTEVCKDLIALRFRGGGPLLFGAEALAVEDADTDAPRVRYRHEGREGVLDCAYVAGCDGYWGVSRAAVPAALSRTYERRYPYAWLGVLADAPPSHDELVYARHDRGFALLSMRSPTVSRLYLQVPEGTRAADWSERAIWDELDLRLATDDGWHLTRGPITATSVTPMRSHVHEPMRHGRLFLAGDAAHIVPPTGAKGLNLAVGDVVTLARALVAHHTSGDPTGLDAYSATCLRRVWQAERFAYAMTAMLHRDPDATPFDDRLQLARLDRIATSRAAATDLAESYTGLPFG, encoded by the coding sequence ATGCGCACCACCGTCGCGATCATCGGAGCGGGCCCCGCGGGCCTCCTGCTCGCCCGTCTCCTGGACGCCGCGGGCATCGAGTCCGTCGTCCTGGAGAGCCGCGACCGCGCCCACGTGGAGCGGCGCCAGCGCGCCGGGATCCTGGAGCAGTCCACGGCCGACGCGCTGCGCGCGGCCGGGGCGGGCGCCCGCATGGACCGCGAGGGCCTGCGCCACACCGGCATCGAGCTGCGCTTCGAGGGCCGCAGGCACCGCGTCGACTTCTCCTGCCTCGCCGACGGCCGCGCGGTGACCGTCTACGCCCAGACGGAGGTGTGCAAGGACCTGATCGCCCTGCGGTTCCGCGGCGGCGGCCCGCTGCTCTTCGGGGCCGAGGCGCTCGCCGTGGAGGACGCGGACACCGACGCGCCCCGGGTGCGCTACCGCCACGAGGGCCGCGAGGGGGTCCTGGACTGCGCGTACGTCGCCGGGTGCGACGGCTACTGGGGTGTGTCCCGGGCCGCGGTGCCCGCCGCGCTCTCGCGGACGTACGAGCGCAGGTACCCCTACGCCTGGCTCGGGGTCCTCGCGGACGCGCCGCCCTCCCACGACGAGCTGGTCTACGCCCGCCACGACCGCGGCTTCGCCCTCCTGAGCATGCGCTCGCCCACGGTCTCCCGGCTCTACCTCCAGGTCCCCGAGGGCACCCGCGCCGCCGACTGGAGCGAACGGGCGATCTGGGACGAGCTGGACCTGCGCCTGGCCACCGACGACGGCTGGCACCTCACGCGCGGCCCGATCACGGCCACGTCCGTCACCCCGATGCGCTCCCACGTCCACGAGCCGATGCGGCACGGCCGGCTCTTCCTCGCCGGTGACGCCGCCCACATCGTGCCGCCCACCGGCGCCAAGGGCCTCAACCTCGCCGTGGGCGACGTCGTCACCCTCGCCCGCGCCCTGGTCGCCCACCACACCAGCGGCGACCCGACGGGCCTCGACGCGTACTCCGCGACCTGTCTGCGCCGGGTCTGGCAGGCCGAGCGGTTCGCGTACGCGATGACGGCCATGCTGCACCGCGACCCCGACGCCACCCCCTTCGACGACCGGCTCCAGCTGGCCCGGCTCGACCGGATCGCCACCTCGCGGGCGGCGGCGACGGACCTGGCCGAGAGCTACACGGGACTGCCGTTCGGCTGA
- a CDS encoding DUF4287 domain-containing protein, with protein sequence MSQVFSEETHRNLLARIPHCTGREVSDWLRTVDEGPSLFRFEEKVSWLRGAHNLAYGHAKAIIHEYDLRRAARKLL encoded by the coding sequence ATGTCCCAAGTCTTCTCCGAGGAGACCCACCGAAATCTGCTCGCGCGAATCCCCCACTGCACAGGTCGTGAAGTCTCCGACTGGCTGCGCACCGTCGACGAGGGCCCCTCTCTCTTCCGCTTCGAGGAGAAGGTCAGCTGGCTCCGCGGCGCACACAACCTCGCGTACGGCCACGCCAAGGCGATCATCCACGAGTACGACCTCCGTCGTGCCGCGCGCAAACTGCTCTGA
- a CDS encoding Bax inhibitor-1/YccA family protein codes for MRSSNPVFSRRGFSRDNGYAGFNAQPQAGGAAAVGTQANPYAQGNPYAGAGQQAPANPYANNPYAQQDLQGAPPQSPVTTGRMTMDDVVMRTATTLGVLVVTAALAWALLPVDDANISKSYGIAIGAGLVAMILGFVQAFKRKASPPLILTYAALEGVFLGVVSSVVDNRIASGAAMQAVLGTMAVFLGVLVAYKAGWIRVNRRFYGFVMAAALGFILLMAVNLLFAVIGGGDGLGFRSGGLGIMFGIIGILLGACFLALDFKQVEDGIAYGAPREEAWLAAFGLTMTLVWIYMEFLRLIAILQGND; via the coding sequence ATGAGGAGCAGTAACCCGGTCTTCTCGCGACGGGGGTTCAGCCGCGACAACGGCTACGCCGGCTTCAACGCCCAGCCGCAGGCCGGGGGAGCCGCCGCCGTCGGGACGCAGGCCAATCCGTACGCGCAGGGCAACCCGTACGCGGGCGCGGGCCAGCAGGCCCCCGCCAACCCGTACGCCAACAACCCGTACGCCCAGCAGGACCTCCAGGGCGCCCCGCCCCAGTCCCCGGTGACCACCGGCCGCATGACGATGGACGACGTCGTCATGCGCACGGCCACCACGCTCGGCGTCCTCGTCGTCACGGCCGCGCTCGCCTGGGCGCTGCTGCCCGTGGACGACGCCAACATCAGCAAGTCCTACGGCATCGCGATCGGCGCCGGTCTCGTCGCGATGATCCTGGGCTTCGTGCAGGCCTTCAAGCGCAAGGCGTCGCCGCCGCTGATCCTGACGTACGCCGCCCTGGAGGGTGTCTTCCTCGGCGTCGTCTCCAGCGTCGTCGACAACCGCATCGCGAGCGGCGCGGCCATGCAGGCCGTGCTCGGCACGATGGCCGTCTTCCTCGGCGTCCTCGTGGCGTACAAGGCCGGCTGGATCCGCGTGAACCGCCGGTTCTACGGCTTCGTGATGGCGGCCGCCCTCGGCTTCATCCTGCTGATGGCGGTGAACCTGCTGTTCGCCGTGATCGGCGGCGGTGACGGCCTCGGCTTCCGCAGCGGTGGCCTCGGCATCATGTTCGGCATCATCGGCATCCTGCTCGGTGCCTGCTTCCTGGCCCTGGACTTCAAGCAGGTCGAGGACGGCATCGCGTACGGCGCCCCGCGCGAGGAGGCCTGGCTCGCCGCCTTCGGCCTCACGATGACGCTGGTGTGGATCTACATGGAGTTCCTGCGGCTCATCGCGATCCTGCAGGGCAACGACTGA
- a CDS encoding SGNH/GDSL hydrolase family protein has protein sequence MSRARVARRIAAGAAYGGGGIGLLGAATVGVVLAEVQLAKRSVGNGGYGAPPRANGRYGAAFAERSECGEPLRFAVLGDSTAAGQGVRRAQQTPAALLASGLAAVAERPVDVRVVAQPGAQSDDLERQVSLVLSDETGWVPDVCVVMIGANDVTHRMPATRSVRLLSAAVRRLRTAGAEVVVGTCPDLGTIEPVYQPLRWLARRVSRQLAAAQTIGVVEQGGRTVSLGDLLGPEFAANPRELFGPDNYHPSAEGYATAAMAVLPTLCAALGLWPEEERPDVSRREGFLPVARAAAKAASEGGTEVTGAMPTGPRGPWALLKRRRRRRIQEPDPSPIP, from the coding sequence ATGTCGAGGGCGAGGGTGGCGCGGCGCATCGCCGCGGGCGCGGCGTACGGCGGCGGAGGCATCGGGCTGCTCGGCGCGGCCACGGTCGGGGTCGTCCTCGCCGAGGTGCAGCTGGCCAAGCGTTCGGTGGGCAACGGCGGGTACGGGGCGCCGCCGCGGGCGAACGGACGCTACGGGGCGGCGTTCGCCGAGCGCTCCGAGTGCGGGGAGCCGCTGCGGTTCGCCGTGCTCGGCGACTCCACGGCCGCGGGCCAGGGCGTGCGCCGGGCGCAGCAGACCCCGGCGGCGCTCCTCGCCTCGGGCCTGGCCGCGGTGGCGGAGCGGCCGGTGGACGTGCGGGTGGTGGCGCAGCCGGGGGCGCAGTCCGACGACCTGGAGCGGCAGGTGTCGCTGGTCCTGTCCGACGAGACAGGCTGGGTGCCCGATGTGTGCGTGGTGATGATCGGGGCGAACGACGTCACCCACCGGATGCCGGCGACCCGCTCCGTGCGGCTGCTCTCGGCGGCGGTGCGCAGGCTGCGGACGGCCGGGGCGGAGGTGGTGGTGGGGACGTGTCCCGACCTCGGGACCATCGAGCCCGTCTACCAGCCGCTGCGCTGGCTGGCGCGGCGGGTGTCGCGGCAGCTCGCCGCCGCGCAGACCATCGGGGTGGTGGAGCAGGGGGGCCGGACGGTGTCCTTGGGCGATCTGCTCGGGCCCGAGTTCGCGGCGAACCCGCGGGAGCTGTTCGGTCCCGACAACTACCACCCCTCCGCGGAGGGGTACGCCACCGCGGCGATGGCCGTCCTGCCCACGCTGTGCGCCGCGCTCGGCCTGTGGCCGGAGGAGGAGCGGCCCGACGTGTCGCGCCGCGAGGGCTTCCTGCCCGTGGCCCGTGCCGCCGCCAAGGCCGCCTCCGAGGGCGGCACGGAGGTCACCGGCGCCATGCCCACGGGCCCCCGTGGCCCCTGGGCCCTCCTCAAGCGCAGGCGCCGCCGCCGCATCCAGGAACCGGACCCGTCGCCGATTCCGTAG
- a CDS encoding VOC family protein yields the protein MLSTDFVPGAPNWLDLGVRDTDAAVSFYSAVFGWQFQSAGPESGGYGFFVQDDKTVAGLGPLTEEGASSAWTLYFHTADADATAKAVEQAGGRVRVPPGDVFGFGRMGQFSDPAGADFAVWQPGDTKGVDLVSTPHSLTWAELYTTDAAAAKDFYRAVFSWQLTDVEMGPDMTYTVLTPAGGTEENSHGGLMQLHQDNLDAGSGPEWHPYFEVADCDAVCTKALQAGGTTLIPPMDAPGIGRMAMLTDPAGAAFAIIKSEQAQAS from the coding sequence ATGCTTTCCACCGACTTCGTCCCCGGCGCCCCGAACTGGCTGGATCTCGGTGTCCGGGACACCGACGCCGCGGTGTCCTTCTACTCCGCCGTCTTCGGCTGGCAGTTCCAGTCGGCGGGCCCGGAGAGCGGCGGGTACGGCTTCTTCGTGCAGGACGACAAGACCGTCGCCGGGCTCGGCCCGCTGACCGAGGAGGGCGCGTCCTCCGCCTGGACGCTGTATTTCCACACGGCGGACGCGGACGCCACCGCCAAGGCCGTCGAGCAGGCGGGCGGCCGGGTGCGGGTGCCCCCGGGGGACGTCTTCGGTTTCGGCCGGATGGGCCAGTTCAGCGACCCGGCGGGCGCGGACTTCGCCGTCTGGCAGCCGGGCGACACCAAGGGCGTGGACCTCGTCAGCACGCCCCATTCGCTGACCTGGGCCGAGCTGTACACCACGGACGCGGCAGCGGCCAAGGACTTCTACCGCGCGGTGTTCTCCTGGCAGCTGACCGACGTGGAGATGGGCCCGGACATGACGTACACCGTGTTGACCCCCGCGGGTGGCACGGAGGAGAACAGCCACGGCGGCCTCATGCAGCTCCACCAGGACAACCTGGACGCGGGCTCGGGCCCGGAGTGGCATCCGTACTTCGAGGTGGCCGACTGCGACGCGGTCTGCACCAAGGCGCTTCAGGCCGGGGGCACGACGCTCATCCCGCCGATGGACGCTCCGGGGATCGGCCGGATGGCCATGCTGACCGACCCCGCGGGAGCGGC
- a CDS encoding roadblock/LC7 domain-containing protein, protein MAAEADVLGELRRLRTRIPQLRGALTASVDGLVLAQDTTDIEAEGVCALTAAALGVALRLSEATHQGGFRELLIRGEQGYLATYTAGSTAVLTLLAEPRVNVGRLHLEGRRSSALIGELVDAATGRGVGTRDTEDAEP, encoded by the coding sequence ATGGCTGCCGAAGCCGACGTACTCGGTGAACTGAGACGGCTGCGCACCCGGATCCCTCAGCTCAGGGGGGCCCTGACCGCCAGCGTCGACGGGCTCGTCCTCGCGCAGGACACCACCGACATCGAGGCGGAGGGCGTCTGCGCGCTGACCGCGGCAGCGCTCGGCGTGGCGCTGCGGCTGTCCGAGGCCACCCATCAAGGCGGCTTCCGGGAACTGCTGATCCGCGGTGAACAGGGCTACCTGGCCACGTACACGGCGGGTTCGACAGCGGTGCTCACCCTGCTCGCCGAGCCCCGCGTGAACGTGGGCCGACTGCACCTGGAAGGCCGCCGCTCCAGCGCTCTGATCGGTGAGCTGGTCGACGCCGCGACCGGAAGGGGCGTCGGCACCCGAGATACGGAGGACGCCGAGCCATGA
- a CDS encoding cystathionine beta-synthase: MHFHDSMISLVGNTPLVRLNNVTAGLKATVLAKVEYFNPGGSVKDRIALRMIEAAEASGELRPGGTIVEPTSGNTGVGLAIVAQQKGYKCVFVCPDKVSTDKINVLRAYGAEVVVCPTAVDPEHPDSYYNVSDRLVREIPDAWKPDQYSNPNNPLSHYHSTGPELWEQTEGKITHFVTGIGTGGTISGTGGYLKEISGGKVKVIGADPEGSVYSGGSGRPYLVEGVGEDFWPTAYDRNVTDDIVAVSDKDSFQMTRRLAKEEGLLVGGSCGMAVVAALRVAEGLGPDDVVVVLLPDSGRGYMSKIFSDEWMNDYGFLEEAGDQPRVGDVLRRKEGGELPSLVHMHPEETVGEAIEVLREYGVSQMPIVKPGAGHPDVMAAEVIGSVVERELLDALFAQRASLGDPLEKHMSDPLPQVGSGEPVADLMSVLGSADAAIVLVEGKPTGVVSRQDLLAFLAEQQGA, from the coding sequence GTGCATTTCCACGACTCGATGATCAGCCTCGTCGGCAACACCCCGCTGGTGCGGCTCAACAACGTGACCGCGGGCCTCAAGGCCACGGTCCTCGCCAAGGTCGAGTACTTCAACCCCGGCGGCTCCGTGAAGGACCGCATCGCGCTGCGCATGATCGAGGCGGCGGAGGCGAGCGGCGAGCTGCGCCCCGGCGGCACGATCGTCGAGCCGACCAGCGGCAACACCGGCGTCGGCCTTGCCATCGTGGCCCAGCAGAAGGGCTACAAGTGCGTCTTCGTGTGCCCGGACAAGGTGTCGACCGACAAGATCAACGTGCTGCGCGCGTACGGCGCCGAGGTGGTCGTCTGCCCGACCGCCGTCGACCCCGAGCACCCGGACTCGTACTACAACGTCTCGGACCGCCTCGTACGCGAGATCCCCGACGCCTGGAAGCCGGACCAGTACTCCAACCCGAACAATCCCCTCTCGCACTATCACTCCACCGGCCCCGAGCTGTGGGAGCAGACGGAGGGGAAGATCACCCACTTCGTCACCGGCATCGGCACCGGCGGCACGATCTCCGGTACCGGCGGGTACCTGAAGGAGATCTCCGGCGGCAAGGTCAAGGTCATCGGCGCCGACCCCGAGGGGTCCGTGTACTCCGGGGGCTCCGGGCGGCCCTACCTCGTCGAGGGCGTCGGTGAGGACTTCTGGCCGACGGCCTACGACCGGAACGTGACGGACGACATCGTCGCGGTCTCGGACAAGGACTCCTTCCAGATGACCCGGCGCCTGGCCAAGGAGGAGGGCCTGCTCGTCGGCGGCTCCTGCGGCATGGCGGTCGTGGCGGCGCTGCGCGTCGCGGAGGGCCTCGGCCCGGACGACGTGGTGGTCGTGCTGCTCCCGGACTCCGGCCGCGGCTACATGAGCAAGATCTTCAGCGACGAGTGGATGAACGACTACGGCTTCCTGGAGGAGGCCGGCGACCAGCCGCGCGTCGGCGACGTGCTGCGCCGCAAGGAGGGCGGCGAGCTGCCCTCCCTCGTCCACATGCACCCCGAGGAGACCGTCGGCGAGGCCATCGAGGTCCTGCGCGAGTACGGCGTCTCGCAGATGCCGATCGTCAAGCCCGGCGCGGGGCACCCGGACGTGATGGCCGCCGAGGTCATCGGCTCCGTCGTCGAGCGCGAGCTGCTCGACGCGCTGTTCGCCCAGCGGGCCTCGCTCGGCGACCCGCTGGAGAAGCACATGTCCGACCCGCTGCCACAGGTCGGCTCCGGCGAGCCCGTCGCCGACCTGATGTCGGTCCTCGGCTCCGCCGACGCCGCCATCGTCCTCGTCGAGGGCAAGCCCACGGGTGTGGTGAGCCGTCAGGACCTGCTCGCGTTCCTCGCGGAGCAGCAGGGGGCGTAG
- a CDS encoding carbonic anhydrase, with the protein MPATTPAIPPATPATPPATPPGSDPTARRSPANRRAFLTATAATVLTSATAVASAAPASTRPAAGRARPGTAEQALAALLEGNRRWAKGRSRHPHEDRARRLEVTQEQHPFATVLSCVDSRVPPELVFDQGLGDLLVIRTAGEVLDEAVLGSLQFGVAELHIPLLLVLGHERCGAVAATIEQLRTGKQVPGHLARLVEGIVPSAWACRDEPGDWVDHTVAAHARRMRDTLRADPAFRPTTVLAARFDLDSGLARVLP; encoded by the coding sequence ATGCCCGCCACCACCCCGGCGATACCTCCCGCCACCCCGGCGACACCTCCCGCCACCCCGCCCGGATCCGACCCCACCGCCCGCAGATCCCCGGCCAACCGCCGGGCCTTCCTGACGGCGACGGCCGCCACCGTGCTCACCTCCGCCACCGCCGTGGCCTCCGCGGCGCCCGCCAGCACCCGCCCGGCGGCAGGCCGTGCCCGCCCCGGCACCGCCGAGCAGGCGCTCGCCGCCCTCCTCGAAGGCAACCGGCGCTGGGCGAAGGGCCGCTCCCGCCATCCGCACGAGGACCGGGCGCGGCGCCTGGAGGTCACCCAAGAGCAGCACCCGTTCGCGACGGTCCTGTCCTGCGTCGACTCCCGGGTGCCGCCGGAGCTGGTCTTCGACCAGGGGCTCGGCGATCTCCTCGTCATCCGCACGGCGGGCGAGGTCCTGGACGAGGCGGTGCTCGGCTCCCTCCAGTTCGGGGTGGCGGAGCTGCACATTCCGCTGCTGCTCGTCCTCGGGCACGAGCGGTGCGGGGCGGTGGCGGCGACGATCGAGCAGCTGCGGACGGGCAAGCAGGTGCCGGGCCACCTCGCCCGGCTCGTCGAGGGCATCGTCCCGTCCGCGTGGGCCTGCCGGGACGAGCCCGGGGACTGGGTCGACCACACCGTGGCCGCGCACGCCCGGCGCATGCGGGACACGCTGCGCGCGGACCCCGCGTTCCGGCCCACCACGGTCCTCGCCGCCCGCTTCGACCTGGACTCAGGCCTGGCGCGCGTACTGCCCTGA
- a CDS encoding acetyl-CoA C-acetyltransferase: MPEAVIVSAARSPIGRAFKGSLKELRPDDLTATIVQAALAKVPALDPKDIDDLMLGCGLPGGEQGHNLGRIVAVQMGMDHLPGCTITRYCSSSLQTSRMALHAIKAGEGDVFISAGVEMVSRSVKGTSDGQPDTHNPLFADAEARTAARAQETGTDWHDPREDGLVPDAYIAMGQTAENLARLKGVTREDMDEFGVRSQNLAEEALKNGFWEREITPVTTPDGTVVSKDDGPRAGVTLEGVAGLKPVFRPDGLVTAGNCCPLNDGAAALVIMSDTKARELGLTPLARIVSTGVSGLSPEIMGLGPVEASKQALKRAGLGVGDIDLVEINEAFAAQVIPSYRDLGIPLEKLNVNGGAIAVGHPFGMTGARITGTLINSLQFHDKQFGLETMCVGGGQGMAMVIERLS; this comes from the coding sequence ATGCCCGAAGCCGTGATCGTCTCCGCTGCCCGCTCCCCCATCGGCCGCGCCTTCAAGGGCTCCCTGAAGGAGCTGCGCCCGGACGACCTGACCGCCACGATCGTCCAGGCGGCCCTCGCCAAGGTGCCCGCGCTCGACCCGAAGGACATCGACGACCTGATGCTGGGCTGCGGCCTGCCCGGCGGCGAGCAGGGGCACAACCTCGGCCGGATCGTCGCGGTGCAGATGGGGATGGACCACCTCCCCGGCTGCACCATCACGCGCTACTGCTCCTCCTCGTTGCAGACGTCCCGGATGGCGCTGCACGCCATCAAGGCCGGCGAGGGCGACGTCTTCATCTCGGCGGGCGTGGAGATGGTGTCCCGCTCCGTGAAGGGCACCAGCGACGGCCAGCCCGACACCCACAACCCGCTCTTCGCGGACGCCGAGGCCCGCACCGCGGCCCGCGCCCAGGAGACCGGCACCGACTGGCACGACCCGCGCGAGGACGGCCTGGTCCCGGACGCGTACATCGCGATGGGCCAGACCGCCGAGAACCTCGCCCGGCTGAAGGGCGTCACCCGCGAGGACATGGACGAGTTCGGCGTCCGGTCCCAGAACCTCGCCGAGGAGGCCCTGAAGAACGGCTTCTGGGAGCGCGAGATCACGCCGGTCACCACGCCCGACGGCACGGTCGTCAGCAAGGACGACGGGCCGCGCGCGGGCGTCACCCTGGAGGGCGTGGCGGGCCTCAAGCCGGTGTTCCGCCCCGACGGCCTGGTCACCGCGGGCAACTGCTGCCCCCTGAACGACGGCGCCGCCGCCCTGGTGATCATGAGCGACACCAAGGCCCGCGAGCTCGGCCTGACCCCGCTGGCCCGGATCGTGTCGACCGGCGTCTCCGGCCTCTCCCCGGAGATCATGGGCCTCGGCCCGGTCGAGGCCAGCAAGCAGGCGCTCAAGCGCGCCGGGCTCGGCGTCGGCGACATCGACCTGGTCGAGATCAACGAGGCCTTCGCCGCCCAGGTCATCCCGTCCTACCGCGACCTCGGCATCCCGCTGGAGAAGCTGAACGTCAACGGCGGCGCCATCGCCGTGGGCCACCCCTTCGGCATGACCGGCGCCCGCATCACCGGCACGCTGATCAACAGCCTCCAGTTCCACGACAAGCAGTTCGGCCTGGAGACGATGTGCGTCGGCGGCGGCCAGGGCATGGCGATGGTCATCGAGCGCCTGAGCTGA